A genomic window from Candidatus Pelagisphaera phototrophica includes:
- a CDS encoding helix-turn-helix domain-containing protein produces MSSILLEEPSALPMFDFSVLREIRKRAEMTLNDLSQASGVSIAVISKLERNQSQAEVETLYKIGRVFGMRATDLMTLAEAPLSNRKESEIYSSEGFTFEAVRYANANCLLGEAKSGASISKPEIHHDDHEICWVLKGVLRVTLPQETQVLSKGQSIQFDAIQEHGYEVLEDCQFMIVHIRKDKRY; encoded by the coding sequence ATGTCTAGCATCCTTTTGGAAGAGCCCAGTGCATTGCCGATGTTTGATTTCTCTGTTTTGAGAGAGATCCGCAAGCGGGCGGAGATGACATTGAATGACCTTTCCCAAGCTAGCGGGGTGTCAATCGCAGTTATCTCTAAGCTCGAAAGAAACCAGTCTCAAGCAGAGGTGGAGACGCTTTACAAAATAGGACGAGTGTTTGGAATGCGGGCCACCGACTTGATGACCTTGGCCGAAGCGCCTCTTTCCAATCGAAAAGAGTCTGAAATCTACTCGTCTGAAGGATTCACATTCGAGGCAGTACGGTATGCGAATGCAAACTGCTTGCTTGGAGAAGCGAAGAGTGGAGCGAGTATTTCCAAGCCTGAGATCCACCACGACGACCATGAAATTTGCTGGGTCTTGAAAGGGGTGCTGCGCGTCACGCTTCCCCAGGAAACCCAAGTCTTGTCGAAAGGGCAGAGTATCCAGTTCGATGCGATTCAAGAGCACGGCTATGAGGTGCTCGAAGACTGCCAGTTCATGATCGTGCACATCAGAAAAGATAAACGCTATTAG
- a CDS encoding helix-turn-helix domain-containing protein — MTGILAEGRNYFEDAAYPITARQVITSSSKEPSHEHDLTEVKHAHDFCELVLIVGGTAQHWLNGDEFPVVAGDVFLLQGMQDHYFHNRDRLEMINVMYDPEQIELPENRLLKIPGYCALFLLEPVFRKQHRFSSRLHLERLSLSRAERIALEMVGEVEHRRDGYESALLGKLIDLVVFLSRSYQETQSESNRSAALLRVGSVISSMEQNCARDWKLDDFIEMSRLSRSHFMRTFTKATGLPPFEYLIQLRLQNAMRLLRNSRLTVSQIAFEVGFNDSNYFTRQFSKRKGASPLAYRKSFGSDL; from the coding sequence ATGACCGGAATCCTAGCCGAAGGAAGAAACTACTTTGAAGACGCGGCCTACCCCATTACGGCCAGGCAAGTCATCACTTCCTCCTCGAAAGAACCCTCACACGAGCACGATCTGACTGAGGTTAAGCATGCCCACGACTTTTGTGAGCTCGTCCTCATTGTGGGCGGAACCGCTCAGCACTGGCTCAATGGTGATGAGTTCCCCGTCGTCGCTGGCGATGTCTTTTTACTTCAGGGAATGCAGGACCACTACTTCCACAATCGGGATCGACTCGAAATGATCAATGTCATGTACGATCCCGAGCAGATCGAGCTGCCAGAGAATCGCCTCCTTAAGATTCCGGGATACTGCGCCCTCTTTCTTTTGGAGCCCGTATTCAGGAAGCAACACCGTTTCTCTAGCCGACTGCACCTTGAGCGACTATCCCTTTCTCGGGCTGAGCGAATCGCCCTAGAAATGGTTGGGGAAGTGGAACACCGAAGAGACGGATACGAATCCGCCTTGCTCGGTAAACTCATAGATCTGGTGGTCTTTCTCTCTCGATCCTACCAGGAAACCCAATCGGAGTCCAATCGCTCGGCCGCCCTGCTTCGAGTGGGTTCCGTCATTAGCAGTATGGAGCAGAATTGCGCCCGGGACTGGAAGTTGGATGATTTCATTGAGATGTCTCGCTTGTCCCGCAGCCATTTCATGCGCACTTTTACCAAAGCGACTGGCTTGCCGCCCTTCGAATACCTGATCCAGCTCAGGCTACAAAATGCGATGCGCCTTCTTCGCAACTCTAGGCTGACCGTGTCTCAAATCGCGTTCGAGGTGGGTTTCAACGACAGCAACTACTTCACCCGCCAGTTCTCCAAAAGGAAAGGTGCGTCTCCTCTGGCCTATCGAAAGTCGTTTGGCTCGGATTTATGA
- a CDS encoding IclR family transcriptional regulator produces MSMETKGLATSLFKALDTLNLLSGCSDGALIGEVVSEMGLPRSSLIRILDSLMHYGLVERNLERRYRVTSKFRDWRSEDRDEKLVSKYRPLLRKIADEVGEMAVLGRLQGRRIFHLHYEEPDCRVRVVPPVGRAFAIEKMAMGKLALSQRPDLIPEGGSNELRKEIARAGKDGFSWNRSESEEGIIAWGAWLEDPSPLSPMIAVTWPSFRYSDKGLAQVERLLATSL; encoded by the coding sequence ATGTCAATGGAAACCAAAGGTTTGGCGACATCACTTTTCAAGGCGCTCGATACGCTCAATCTACTGAGTGGCTGTTCGGACGGTGCTCTGATTGGGGAAGTCGTCTCGGAAATGGGCCTTCCGCGTAGCAGCCTGATCCGCATTTTAGATAGTCTGATGCACTATGGGCTAGTTGAGCGTAATTTGGAGCGGCGGTATCGTGTGACCTCGAAGTTTCGGGATTGGCGGTCGGAGGACCGGGACGAAAAGCTCGTATCAAAATACCGGCCCTTACTAAGAAAGATCGCTGACGAGGTGGGTGAAATGGCGGTCTTGGGCCGGCTACAGGGAAGGAGGATCTTCCATCTTCATTACGAGGAGCCCGATTGCCGCGTTCGCGTAGTGCCACCGGTGGGAAGGGCTTTTGCCATTGAGAAGATGGCGATGGGCAAACTAGCCTTAAGCCAGCGTCCGGACCTGATTCCGGAAGGGGGTTCCAACGAACTTCGCAAGGAAATCGCTCGGGCGGGAAAAGATGGATTTTCCTGGAATCGAAGTGAGTCAGAAGAGGGCATCATTGCTTGGGGTGCCTGGCTGGAAGATCCATCGCCGCTGTCTCCGATGATTGCGGTCACTTGGCCGTCTTTCCGATATTCGGACAAAGGCCTGGCTCAGGTTGAAAGGCTTCTGGCCACAAGCCTTTAG
- the xylA gene encoding xylose isomerase, whose product MSIIKGDREYFQGIGKIAYEGRDSDNPLAFKWYNPDQEIGGKSMKELFRFAIAYWHTFCGTGGDPFGPGTKAFPWADGADAVLRAKHKMDAAFEFITKMGVPYYCFHDFDLVEEGESFKESEANLSAIVDYAKEKQAASGVKLLWGTANLFSNPRYMNGAATNPDFSTVAYAGAQLKNAIDATIALGGENYVFWGGREGYMSLLNTDTKREKAHLARMLTMARDYARGQGFKGQFFIEPKPAEPSKHQYDFDVETVIGFLREHDLLQDFSLNVEVNHATLAGHTFDHELRMAADAGLLGSMDANRGDYQNGWDTDQFPMNLNELTEAMLVVLNAGGFKGGGVNFDAKTRRNSTDLEDIFIAHIAGMDAFARAALVADKILSKSTLPVLKQERYGSFDGGDGARFEKGELSLEDVYAIGSAGGEPKQISGKQEYYEQIVNDFI is encoded by the coding sequence ATGAGCATCATCAAAGGAGACAGAGAGTACTTTCAAGGAATTGGAAAGATCGCCTACGAAGGGCGCGATAGCGACAACCCGCTAGCGTTTAAATGGTACAACCCGGATCAGGAAATTGGCGGAAAATCCATGAAAGAACTATTCCGTTTCGCGATCGCCTATTGGCATACCTTCTGCGGAACGGGAGGCGACCCCTTTGGCCCGGGTACGAAAGCATTCCCTTGGGCAGACGGAGCAGATGCCGTGTTGCGAGCTAAGCACAAGATGGATGCCGCATTCGAATTCATAACAAAAATGGGGGTGCCTTATTATTGCTTCCACGACTTCGACTTAGTTGAAGAGGGAGAGAGTTTCAAAGAGTCTGAAGCAAACCTGAGCGCGATTGTGGACTACGCCAAAGAGAAGCAAGCGGCTTCGGGCGTAAAGCTGCTTTGGGGAACGGCTAATCTTTTCAGTAACCCGCGTTACATGAATGGGGCGGCTACCAATCCAGATTTTAGCACGGTGGCCTATGCCGGTGCACAGTTGAAGAACGCGATAGACGCGACCATTGCCTTGGGAGGTGAGAACTATGTTTTCTGGGGTGGGCGCGAAGGTTATATGTCCCTGCTGAATACGGACACCAAGCGCGAAAAAGCTCATCTGGCTCGTATGCTTACAATGGCTCGGGACTATGCTCGTGGGCAGGGATTCAAGGGTCAGTTCTTTATTGAGCCGAAACCGGCGGAGCCCTCCAAGCATCAGTACGATTTCGATGTTGAAACGGTGATTGGCTTTTTGCGCGAGCACGACCTCTTGCAGGATTTTTCTCTCAATGTAGAAGTGAATCACGCCACGTTAGCAGGGCATACTTTCGATCATGAGTTGCGTATGGCTGCCGATGCTGGACTGCTTGGCAGTATGGATGCGAATCGTGGAGATTATCAAAATGGTTGGGATACCGACCAATTTCCCATGAATTTGAACGAGCTGACCGAAGCGATGCTGGTTGTCCTCAATGCGGGCGGTTTCAAAGGCGGCGGCGTGAATTTCGACGCGAAGACTCGCCGTAACTCGACGGATCTGGAAGATATCTTCATCGCCCACATTGCGGGCATGGATGCCTTTGCTCGAGCGGCTTTGGTTGCTGACAAGATTCTCAGCAAGTCAACGTTGCCCGTCTTGAAGCAAGAGCGCTATGGTAGCTTCGACGGCGGAGATGGGGCTCGCTTCGAAAAGGGTGAACTTTCTCTCGAAGACGTCTACGCGATCGGAAGTGCGGGCGGCGAGCCGAAGCAAATAAGTGGCAAACAAGAGTACTACGAGCAAATCGTGAACGATTTTATCTAA